In the Colletotrichum lupini chromosome 1, complete sequence genome, one interval contains:
- a CDS encoding WD domain-containing protein produces MESTNQENFFETDTQQEKRQQRAKKEGNTFGNPLRMPSKLLAVIKDTKSNNSVFVAESGGRVSKVNIETRTTTAKYTGPFVPVTCLATGGASNNTLFAGSWDKAIWSWDATTRRPGRKYEGHSDFVKALVCGRLGDKTILVSGGADKKIIVWDADAGRKLHVLQDPTTTMMSLQSLAIDPVLSTADEIVLVSASSDPHIRRWKISLDSYAQLPFDQPPAAGGEKAAAAGEEKLTIQEHETSVYKVLFDITGDEVDLWTASADGTAKCLLREKAFSAEDAFEHGDFVRAVALTPDWVVTAGINQHIKVWDRTSGQLYALLDAHFDEITDLVVLRGSSAAAAAADLLCSVGIDCTLRTWPLDRKGLDAAVEEIRAASEVVDGQEGEGEKRKDDDKEPLMTAEEEAELAALMEDD; encoded by the exons ATGGAGTCAACCAACCAAGAGAACTTCTTCGAGACGGA CACGCAGCAAGAAAAGCGCCAGCAGCGTGCCAAGAAGGAGGGAAACACGTTTGGCAACCCGCTGCGCATGCCCTCCAAGCTCTTGGCTGTCATCAAGGATACCAAGTCCAATAACTCCGTCTTCGTCGCAGAATCTGGTGGAAGGGTATCTAAGGTGAACATCGAG ACACGAACCACCACAGCAAAGTACACCGGCCCCTTCGTCCCAGTAACATGCCTCGCAACAGGCGGCGCCTCCAACAACACCCTCTTCGCAGGCAGCTGGGACAAGGCAATCTGGTCCTGGGATGCCACAACGCGCCGACCGGGCCGCAAGTATGAGGGCCACTCCGATTTCGTCAAGGCTCTGGTCTGCGGCCGCCTCGGCGACAAGACCATCCTCGTCAGCGGCGGTGCAGACAAGAAGATTATCGTCTGGGACGCCGACGCGGGGCGCAAGCTACACGTTCTCCAGGACCCGACCACGACCATGATGTCGCTGCAGTCCCTCGCCATCGACCCGGTCCTCAGCACCGCGGACGAGATCGTCCTTGTGAGCGCCAGCAGTGATCCGCACATTCGCCGGTGGAAGATCAGCCTCGACTCGTACGCGCAGCTTCCTTTTGACCAGCCCCCTGCCGCTGGAGGAGAGaaggccgccgccgcgggCGAAGAAAAGCTCACGATCCAAGAACACGAGACGAGCGTGTACAAGGTCCTCTTCGACATCACCGGCGACGAAGTCGACCTCTGGACCGCGAGCGCGGACGGCACCGCCAAATGCCTCCTCCGCGAAAAGGCCTTTTCCGCAGAAGACGCCTTTGAGCACGGCGACTTTGTCCGCGCCGTCGCGCTCACGCCGGACTGGGTTGTCACGGCGGGAATCAACCAGCACATCAAGGTCTGGGACCGGACATCGGGCCAGCTGTACGCCCTCCTCGACGCGCACTTTGACGAGATCACCGACCTTGTCGTCCTGCGGGGTtcttcggcggcggcggcggcggcggattTGCTGTGCAGTGTTGGTATCGACTGTACGTTGCGGACGTGGCCTCTTGACCGTAAGGGGTTGGACGCGGCGGTCGAGGAGATTCGGGCTGCGTCCGAGGTTGTTGATGGGCAAGAGGGTGAGGGGGAGAAGAGGAAGGATGATGATAAGGAGCCTTTGATGACAGCTGAGGAGGAAGCGGAGTTGGCTGCGCTGATGGAGGATGATTAG
- a CDS encoding WD domain-containing protein, whose translation MASSLAPKPRPRPAHTTGTTRLAYTPSGARLVTVGSNNTIRLYRTHHDGEPFNIDDCPEQNCAVAASDAFFVVGSEDGTVSVYSVEDTTFERFLTRTSLPVRDVALSPDAKWCAVASDELTVKVVDTQDNSRIRVLKDHGRPTKHLAFDPKGGLLALACTDGVIYVYSMTAETPELIRKVDGIIGPLDPESENSTKIVWHPDGRAFAVPTPMHDVQVVSKNDWEKQRTFANGHLGDVTAVAWSPNGAMLATAGKDGKLLIWETKTQSVIQKFDYSNVIDITWHPKDNLLSFTTSDGEVYIYPNLITEQFSSFLQLPRQPAPFIHDPLSEISNNARRPDANGKAAIPSRPRRDSLGSLDSFLNGEDGYDDGDGFVVDDDGAGYSTGQKRPLDAGGDDGDRASKRRQLALNFHEAFQPGSTPWRGNRKYLCLNMIGVIWTVDQDGHNTVTVEFYDHEFHRDFHFTDTFLYDKACLTEHGALFSCPPQDNTPATIFYRPHETWTQRTDWRTELPKGEAVVAMSLSESFITVTTTANYVRIFTLFGVPYRVYRPKSTPMVTCASWRDYVITMGNGPVGADGNARLLYTIENIKRDEICQNEDTVALSDGATLQSVFFSDVGDPCIYDSTGTLLTLLHWRKPSRACWVPLLDTKLLPRLASGRKTETYWPIAVADKKFHCIILKGGDQYPYFPRPLLSEFEFSVPLTSAPAPAPDSEGAGGENGDDEEDEGRRESRKLEQKLLISGIHSAQLRDLIDHTDATHSQKTGLARLELELDKTLLQMLAIECREGEERGMRALELVGLMRDRTGRMIEAAGKVAERYGRSILGDKIREIGERRVSGMDVDDGDF comes from the exons ATGGCCTCCTCCCTCGCCCCGAAACCGCGGCCGAGGCCGGCGCACACCACAGGAACAACCCGTCTCGCCTACACTCCCTCAGGCGCCCGCCTCGTCACCGTTGGCTCCAACAACACGATCCGCCTCTACCGCACCCACCACGATGGCGAGCCCTTCAACATCGACGACTGCCCCGAGCAAAACTGCGCCGTTGCTGCATCTGACGCCTTCTTCGTGGTCGGCTCAGAGGACGGCACCGTCAGCGTCTACTCGGTCGAGGACACTACTTTCGAGCGCTTCCTCACTCGCACCTCCCTACCAGTTCGAGACGTCGCTCTATCCCCCGACGCAAAGTGGTGTGCCGTCGCTAGCGACGAGCTCACGGTCAAGGTCGTCGATACCCAGGATAACTCTCGCATCCGCGTTCTCAAGGACCACGGGCGCCCGACGAAGCACTTAGCCTTTGATCCCAAGGGCGGGCTCTTGGCGCTGGCGTGTACAGATGGAGTCATCTACGTCTACTCCATGACGGCAGAGACGCCGGAGCTCATCCGCAAGGTGGACGGCATCATTGGACCTCTCGACCCCGAATCCGAGAACTCGACCAAAATTGTGTGGCATCCCGACGGACGGGCTTTTGCGGTGCCTACGCCCATGCACGATGTCCAGGTCGTGTCCAAGAACGACTGGGAGAAGCAGCGGACGTTTGCCAACGGGCATTTGGGTGATGTCACCGCGGTGGCGTGGTCGCCCAACGGCGCGATGCTGGCGACGGCAGGAAAGGACGGGAAGCTCTTGATCTGGGAGACAAAGACACAGAGCGTGATTCAAAAGTTTGACTACAGCAACGTCATTGACATCACATGGCACCCCAAGGACAACCTGCTGTCGTTCACAACGTCTGACGGCGAGGTCTACATCTACCCCAACCTTATTACGGAGCAGTTCTCTAGCTTCCTGCAGCTGCCTCGCCAGCCTGCACCTTTTATCCACGATCCCCTCTCCGAGATCTCCAATAACGCCAGGAGACCAGATGCCAACGGCAAGGCTGCGATCCCGAGCCGCCCTCGCCGCGATTCCCTGGGCAGTCTTGACTCCTTCCTCAACGGTGAGGACGGCTACGATGATGGAGACGGCTTTGTTGTTGACGATGACGGTGCGGGCTACTCGACGGGGCAAAAGAGGCCTCTCGATGCCGGCGGCGACGACGGCGACCGCGCGAGCAAGCGCCGCCAGCTCGCGCTCAACTTCCACGAGGCCTTCCAACCAGGCTCGACTCCCTGGCGCGGAAACCGCAAGTACCTTTGCCTGAATATGATTGGCGTCATCTGGACGGTCGACCAGGACGGTCACAACACTGTGACGGTAGAGTTCTACGATCACGAGTTCCATCGCGACTTCCATTTCACAGACACATTCCTCTACGATAAGGCCTGCCTGACAGAGCATGGCGCTCTGTTCTCGTGTCCACCGCAAGACAACACGCCCGCCACCATCTTCTACCGCCCACACGAGACGTGGACGCAACGGACAGACTGGCGGACTGAGTTGCCCAAGGGTGAGGCCGTAGTTGCCATGTCGCTGAGCGAGTCTTTCATCACAGTTACCACAACCGCCAACTATGTGCGTATCTTCACCCTCTTTGGAGTGCCGTACCGGGTCTATCGGCCCAAGAGCACACCCATGGTCACTTGCGCCAGCTGGCGTGACTATGTCATAACGATGGGCAACGGCCCCGTCGGCGCAGACGGCAACGCTCGCCTCCTGTACACGATCGAGAATATCAAGCGGGACGAAATCTGCCAAAACGAAGACACCGTCGCACTATCCGATGGCGCGACGTTGCAGAGCGTCTTCTTCTCAGATGTCGGC GATCCTTGCATTTATGACTCGACAGGCACTCTGCTCACCCTGCTTCACTGGCGGAAGCCCTCGCGCGCCTGCTGGGTGCCCCTCCTTGACACAAAGCTTCTCCCGCGTTTAGCGTCGGGAAGGAAGACAGAAACCTACTGGCCAATTGCGGTAGCCGACAAGAAGTTTCACTGCATCATCCTCAAGGGCGGGGACCAGTACCCCTACTTCCCGCGGCCGCTGCTGTCCGAGTTTGAATTCTCCGTGCCACTAACCTCCGCTCCGGCTCCCGCTCCGGACTCGGAGGGTGCGGGAGGAGAGAACGGCGACGATGAGGAGGATGAAGGCCGCCGCGAATCGCGCAAGCTGGAGCAGAAGCTCCTGATTTCCGGCATCCACTCTGCCCAGCTGCGCGATCTCATTGACCACACCGACGCCACGCACTCCCAGAAGACGGGTCTTGCACGGCTGGAGCTCGAGCTCGACAAGACGCTGCTGCAGATGCTGGCCATTGAGTGTCGCGAGGGCGAGGAGCGCGGCATGCGGGCGCTGGAGCTGGTGGGTCTGATGCGCGATCGGACGGGCCGTATGATTGAGGCGGCGGGTAAGGTTGCGGAGCGGTACGGACGGTCGATCCTGGGC